The following proteins are encoded in a genomic region of Candidatus Kaelpia aquatica:
- a CDS encoding sulfide-dependent adenosine diphosphate thiazole synthase, which yields MVKFSSISEAKISRAIVKEFNEFLSNYIESDVIIVGGGPSGLMAGKRLAEEGFKTLLIEANNYLGGGFWMGGFFMNTVTFRDPSQRILKEIGVPYKEAEPGLFTVDGPHVCSRLIASACDAGLKILNLVKFDDLVLRKNNKVGGIVINWAAVGSLPKQVRCVDPIAIESRLVIDSTGHDACVASKLAKLGLLEIKGEGAMWVEKSEDLIVEQTGEVHPGLIVAGMAVATVYGVPRMGPTFGAMLYSGIKGADEAKRILSSPSPDILDREEILS from the coding sequence ATGGTTAAGTTTAGTAGTATATCTGAGGCAAAAATAAGTCGAGCTATAGTCAAGGAATTCAACGAATTTCTATCTAATTATATAGAGTCAGACGTAATTATAGTGGGCGGTGGTCCATCTGGTTTAATGGCTGGCAAGAGGTTAGCAGAAGAAGGTTTTAAAACTCTTCTAATAGAAGCTAACAATTATCTTGGTGGAGGATTTTGGATGGGTGGGTTTTTTATGAATACTGTCACTTTTCGCGATCCTTCTCAGAGAATTTTAAAAGAGATAGGAGTTCCTTATAAAGAGGCAGAGCCTGGCCTATTTACAGTAGATGGTCCACATGTCTGTTCACGCTTAATTGCCAGCGCTTGTGACGCTGGATTAAAAATATTAAATCTTGTCAAGTTTGATGATCTTGTACTGAGAAAGAATAATAAAGTTGGTGGAATAGTCATTAACTGGGCCGCAGTAGGAAGTTTACCTAAGCAGGTGCGTTGTGTAGATCCTATTGCAATAGAGTCTAGGTTGGTAATAGATTCTACCGGTCATGATGCATGCGTAGCAAGCAAATTAGCAAAACTTGGATTATTAGAGATAAAAGGTGAAGGAGCTATGTGGGTTGAGAAATCTGAGGATTTAATTGTTGAACAGACTGGCGAGGTTCATCCGGGTTTGATTGTTGCAGGTATGGCTGTAGCTACAGTCTACGGTGTTCCCAGAATGGGTCCTACATTTGGAGCTATGCTTTATTCTGGGATAAAAGGAGCTGATGAGGCTAAAAGAATTTTGAGTTCTCCTAGCCCTGATATCTTGGATAGAGAAGAGATATTGAGTTAA
- a CDS encoding U32 family peptidase: MNLSVPTNWQKKILPEIIRPQVKEVYGKLTKDFVGGGRSLLAIPEVAVKKAEEHIKEIRKGGSEFNYLLNAVCLDNKEFTREGQKQIRKILDWLVKINVDSVTVTVPYLLQLIKKKYPKLKVYVSTMAQVNSVERARLWEDLGANRITLAHQDVNRNFELLKAIRKNVACSLQLIVNNGCIYNCPFYIYHTVLLSHASQSKHSLRGFFVDYCSLYCRAKQLCEPEYFIKNDWIRPEDIHYYEDIGYNEFKLVDREMPTERLALITDAYIKKSYNGNLLDILGSFSSATGGSNSNQKSLSKWIKIIKYLFRPQQVNISKLYKFKNILTKVPVYINNQSLDGFLEHFFNKRCDLMSCKNCNFCNDIAKRVVSIVDEDKYRDLIKNYNSILEDIVSGKMFIRK; this comes from the coding sequence ATGAATTTATCTGTTCCTACCAATTGGCAAAAAAAAATATTACCTGAAATTATTAGGCCTCAAGTAAAAGAAGTGTATGGAAAATTAACAAAAGATTTTGTAGGAGGAGGGAGATCGTTGTTGGCTATCCCTGAAGTTGCAGTAAAAAAGGCTGAAGAACATATTAAAGAAATAAGAAAAGGCGGATCAGAGTTCAATTATCTTTTAAATGCCGTATGTTTAGATAATAAAGAGTTTACAAGAGAAGGGCAAAAACAAATTCGAAAAATTTTAGATTGGCTTGTAAAAATAAATGTTGATTCTGTGACAGTTACTGTTCCTTATCTTCTGCAGTTGATTAAAAAAAAATATCCAAAACTGAAAGTATATGTTTCCACCATGGCGCAGGTTAATTCTGTAGAAAGAGCAAGGCTGTGGGAAGATTTAGGGGCAAATCGTATCACTTTGGCTCATCAGGATGTTAACCGTAATTTCGAATTGCTGAAAGCAATAAGAAAAAATGTTGCCTGTAGCTTACAGTTGATTGTGAATAATGGATGCATATATAATTGTCCGTTTTATATTTATCATACAGTTTTACTCTCCCATGCTTCGCAATCTAAACATTCATTGCGAGGTTTCTTTGTAGATTATTGTTCTTTATATTGCCGGGCAAAACAACTTTGTGAGCCAGAATATTTTATAAAAAACGATTGGATTCGACCTGAAGATATACATTACTATGAAGATATTGGATATAACGAGTTTAAATTAGTGGACAGAGAAATGCCTACAGAAAGATTAGCTTTAATTACGGATGCTTATATTAAGAAATCGTATAATGGTAATCTTTTAGATATTTTGGGAAGTTTTTCTTCTGCAACAGGAGGTAGTAATTCAAATCAAAAATCTCTCTCTAAATGGATAAAGATTATTAAATATCTTTTTCGTCCTCAGCAAGTTAATATATCGAAACTTTATAAATTTAAAAATATACTTACTAAGGTTCCTGTTTATATCAATAATCAGTCTTTAGATGGTTTTTTAGAGCATTTTTTTAATAAAAGATGTGACCTGATGTCTTGTAAAAATTGTAATTTTTGTAATGATATAGCTAAAAGGGTGGTAAGCATTGTCGATGAAGATAAATATCGAGATTTGATAAAAAATTATAATTCAATTTTAGAAGATATAGTTTCGGGTAAAATGTTTATACGGAAGTGA
- a CDS encoding radical SAM protein: MQMKICNNYAKLDTSILDYEDLRIPINENNWRNIKKRSSNVALAITNRCNMFCKVCYAQNEEGGFSFDEMSLETIRQILSRIGKNKKILLLGGEPTLRDDLFDIIKVIKLSGNVPILYTNGIKLADENYVDKLIKAGVKKIFLSIDSLNENIATRLRGDSTCHYSKLEALNNLKRSGKIKVWLSVTVARNINEEEVKSLLDFALEHNNFIKGFIFTPCMSVGWYQLPTSAQLNSADLISILNKLTNGVLEHRYFYEFNLLRYNLNLVLNKIGNNFPLYRNSVYLNVEQKSFKELISVEDLKKINYCFEKKQYFGLLKYVFRYNLWLFVWQAIINPGSIEDISYRRPGLHIMIDEVKLPAVDLNSLAMTSITLAAWQSNIFAVYTI; encoded by the coding sequence ATGCAGATGAAAATTTGTAATAACTATGCGAAGCTAGATACTAGCATACTTGATTATGAAGATTTAAGGATTCCTATAAATGAAAATAACTGGAGAAATATTAAAAAACGAAGTTCAAATGTTGCTTTAGCCATAACTAATCGGTGTAATATGTTTTGTAAAGTTTGTTATGCTCAGAATGAAGAAGGGGGTTTTAGCTTTGATGAAATGAGCCTTGAAACCATACGACAGATTTTATCTCGGATTGGGAAAAATAAAAAAATTCTTCTTTTAGGAGGAGAACCGACTTTAAGGGATGATCTATTTGATATAATTAAAGTGATTAAGTTGTCTGGGAATGTACCTATTTTGTATACAAATGGAATTAAGCTTGCTGATGAAAATTATGTAGATAAGCTTATTAAAGCTGGTGTTAAAAAAATATTTTTGTCTATCGATAGCCTTAATGAGAATATTGCTACACGCTTAAGAGGGGATTCTACTTGTCATTATTCAAAACTTGAAGCCTTAAATAATTTGAAAAGATCTGGCAAGATTAAAGTGTGGCTTTCAGTCACTGTTGCTCGTAATATCAATGAAGAAGAAGTTAAAAGCTTATTAGATTTTGCTTTGGAGCATAACAATTTTATAAAAGGGTTTATATTTACCCCCTGTATGTCTGTCGGTTGGTATCAACTTCCCACTTCTGCTCAGTTGAATTCTGCTGATTTAATAAGCATATTAAACAAATTAACCAACGGTGTTCTTGAACATAGATATTTTTATGAATTTAATTTATTAAGATATAATTTAAATTTAGTTTTAAATAAAATTGGTAATAATTTTCCATTGTACAGAAATTCTGTGTATTTAAACGTGGAACAAAAGAGTTTTAAGGAACTTATTTCCGTTGAAGATTTAAAAAAGATAAATTATTGTTTTGAGAAAAAACAATATTTTGGGTTACTAAAATATGTTTTCCGTTATAATCTATGGTTGTTTGTGTGGCAAGCAATAATTAATCCAGGATCTATTGAGGATATTTCTTATAGAAGACCTGGTCTACATATAATGATTGATGAAGTAAAACTTCCTGCGGTTGATTTAAATTCACTAGCTATGACCTCTATTACACTTGCTGCATGGCAAAGTAATATTTTTGCTGTTTATACGATATAA
- a CDS encoding radical SAM protein → MSTSKIQKVLHYSSIFYYKLFPFIFGDLLITTRCAANCSFCVYGKLDKCDMSKENITVLSKSFKNIGVRNVRISGGEPFTVFNKLLYAVRELKKYYSSNRISIITSCLWAQDNKETYEKLNILKNKYGIRKIFISFDAFHLEHIPISNYYNCFKVLKDLDMKFHLAIRYSKGLKKYFPDLLTIIREFNPKVSFKLVMPVGNAEDLEISEMISVEDIIEIKSLFLSQNQFLSPSIILEKIKKFILKHNCFMLTAFPSGDIHFCCLKQENTFMGNINNESIEEMWCKLKKSNWSNVGRIIKYLITPQGRDVFMCKQCPVKAK, encoded by the coding sequence ATGAGCACATCTAAAATACAGAAAGTATTGCATTATTCAAGTATATTTTATTATAAATTATTTCCTTTTATATTTGGAGACTTGCTTATTACAACAAGATGTGCTGCAAATTGCTCTTTTTGTGTTTATGGGAAGTTGGATAAATGCGATATGTCTAAAGAAAATATAACAGTTTTGTCAAAATCGTTTAAAAATATTGGTGTAAGAAATGTCAGAATTTCAGGTGGTGAGCCATTTACTGTTTTTAATAAATTATTATATGCGGTTAGAGAACTTAAAAAATACTATTCCTCTAATAGAATTTCAATTATTACTTCATGTCTCTGGGCTCAGGATAATAAAGAGACATATGAGAAATTGAATATATTAAAAAACAAATATGGGATAAGAAAAATATTTATCAGTTTTGATGCATTTCATTTGGAACATATACCAATTAGCAATTATTATAACTGTTTTAAGGTTCTAAAAGATTTAGACATGAAGTTTCATTTGGCTATTCGGTACAGCAAAGGGTTGAAAAAATATTTTCCAGATTTACTTACAATAATACGTGAATTTAATCCCAAGGTTTCGTTTAAGTTAGTTATGCCTGTAGGGAATGCAGAAGATTTGGAGATAAGTGAAATGATTTCTGTTGAAGATATTATTGAAATAAAAAGTTTGTTTTTAAGCCAAAATCAATTTTTAAGTCCAAGCATTATTTTGGAAAAAATTAAAAAGTTTATTTTAAAGCATAATTGTTTTATGCTAACTGCTTTTCCAAGCGGCGATATTCATTTTTGTTGCCTAAAACAAGAAAATACTTTTATGGGGAATATAAATAACGAGAGTATTGAAGAGATGTGGTGTAAATTAAAGAAAAGTAATTGGAGTAATGTCGGTAGAATAATTAAATATTTAATTACTCCTCAGGGAAGAGATGTGTTTATGTGTAAACAATGTCCTGTTAAAGCAAAGTGA
- a CDS encoding glycosyltransferase family 39 protein, whose amino-acid sequence MTAHIAIGSESISGDDSTPLYSLVTSVLLFAFQKSEFIFRFTAMFFGLLSIFGIYKLTTLLFDKHIGLISAVLLSFSPMHIWYSQEARGGALATFFSICSIYFFISLLKKEYKIHLWILFIISTTLGLYSSYFIVLLIIPELIILFLEKKWSLVPKVIMCWMVSLLFFLPWLLMIMQEGINVLRKDNFWINKPSLKTLICTWDVINVGYNSYNISYLAARIITPFLILSCFIHDRKKINAVLNFFILFFIPIFLIFLVSQIRSVYLIRKMIIFLPFYLSMLSYGFILFRKKNVGKILVLLYLFLCGSSILNYYKNYAPAPTVTSAGYGNYIKEPFKPIVNYIKNNLQKFDAVGFSSMSVNCSIPYYWGEENIFYFFYIPSSQDVYVLKELIEPQKSWNKTIINLSKEFLSPSPDRVWVISSSWDRKGELDPESLAVKSWFEQRYPKIQEQEFDGVIVSLFDTTSKSN is encoded by the coding sequence TTGACTGCGCATATAGCTATCGGTAGCGAATCTATAAGCGGCGATGATTCGACGCCGCTTTATTCATTAGTCACATCAGTATTGCTTTTTGCTTTCCAAAAGTCGGAATTTATTTTCAGATTTACAGCAATGTTTTTTGGGTTATTAAGCATTTTTGGGATCTATAAACTCACAACTCTTCTTTTTGACAAACATATAGGTTTAATTTCTGCTGTTCTTTTAAGTTTTTCTCCTATGCATATATGGTATTCTCAGGAAGCCAGAGGAGGAGCGCTAGCAACATTCTTTTCTATTTGTAGTATTTATTTTTTTATTTCTTTGCTAAAAAAGGAATACAAAATTCATTTGTGGATTTTATTTATCATTAGTACGACTTTAGGGTTGTATTCCAGCTATTTTATAGTTCTGCTTATTATTCCTGAATTAATCATTCTTTTTTTAGAGAAAAAATGGAGTTTAGTTCCTAAAGTAATAATGTGCTGGATGGTGAGCCTTTTATTTTTTTTACCTTGGTTGTTAATGATTATGCAAGAAGGAATAAATGTGCTTAGAAAAGATAATTTCTGGATAAATAAACCTTCATTAAAAACTTTGATTTGCACCTGGGATGTTATTAATGTAGGATATAATAGTTACAATATAAGTTACTTAGCTGCGCGAATCATTACACCCTTTCTAATTTTGAGTTGTTTTATCCATGATAGAAAAAAAATAAATGCAGTGCTAAATTTTTTTATTCTATTTTTTATTCCAATTTTTTTAATATTTTTAGTCTCTCAAATTAGATCGGTATACCTAATAAGAAAAATGATAATATTTTTACCATTTTATTTATCTATGCTTAGTTATGGATTTATTTTATTTAGAAAAAAGAACGTAGGAAAAATTCTTGTTTTGTTATATCTTTTTTTGTGTGGTTCTTCTATTTTAAATTATTATAAGAATTATGCCCCAGCTCCTACAGTTACTTCTGCTGGATATGGGAACTATATAAAAGAGCCTTTTAAGCCGATTGTAAATTATATCAAAAATAATTTGCAAAAGTTCGATGCAGTTGGTTTTTCTAGCATGAGCGTGAATTGCTCTATTCCTTATTACTGGGGTGAGGAAAATATTTTCTACTTTTTTTATATACCATCTTCTCAGGATGTATACGTGTTAAAAGAATTAATAGAGCCGCAGAAAAGCTGGAATAAGACTATAATAAATTTATCAAAAGAATTTTTGTCACCATCCCCTGACAGAGTTTGGGTTATTTCGTCTTCCTGGGATAGAAAGGGAGAGCTAGATCCTGAATCGTTAGCGGTTAAAAGCTGGTTTGAACAGCGATACCCAAAAATTCAAGAGCAAGAGTTTGATGGTGTTATAGTAAGCTTGTTTGATACTACAAGTAAATCTAACTAA
- a CDS encoding UbiA family prenyltransferase — MERIFSINRKIDKIDVYRIHDWLYHLGFIILGTLIADKTAGIGVFTLLICSFALAFIYALNDFTDHEKKSILFIYPLVLLIICGHLISSKQWVPLALFLALQIIYSVKPFRFKKIPIIGTLCCMLAFPQIFLIGYFEVDNFDLRSFSIFLLLTLLLGIMQLVHEVRDIDEDVSAGINTSAVFYGKKIINYVCMIFSILGIGVSVYLCTFRIINMVAFMALSIFQLYMLGEIFFKGITFKTRFRFRMFGLFSGTVWFISIFL, encoded by the coding sequence ATGGAAAGAATATTTTCAATTAATAGGAAAATTGACAAAATAGATGTATATCGTATTCATGATTGGCTTTATCACTTAGGATTTATTATTCTAGGTACTTTAATAGCCGATAAAACAGCTGGTATTGGGGTCTTTACTTTATTAATTTGTTCTTTTGCTCTAGCTTTTATTTATGCTTTGAATGATTTTACTGACCATGAAAAAAAATCTATATTGTTTATATATCCATTAGTTTTGTTAATAATATGTGGACATCTTATCTCATCCAAGCAATGGGTACCTCTTGCTCTGTTCTTGGCACTACAAATAATATATTCTGTAAAACCTTTTCGTTTTAAAAAGATTCCTATAATCGGAACCTTATGTTGTATGTTGGCTTTTCCGCAGATCTTTTTAATAGGGTATTTTGAAGTTGACAATTTTGATTTAAGATCTTTTTCAATTTTTTTGTTACTCACTTTGTTACTTGGAATTATGCAGCTTGTACATGAGGTAAGAGACATAGATGAAGATGTCTCTGCGGGTATTAATACCAGTGCTGTTTTTTATGGTAAAAAAATAATTAATTATGTTTGCATGATTTTTAGTATTTTGGGTATTGGGGTTAGCGTATATCTATGTACGTTTAGAATAATTAATATGGTTGCTTTTATGGCATTATCTATATTCCAATTGTACATGCTTGGAGAAATATTTTTTAAAGGTATAACTTTTAAAACAAGGTTTAGATTTCGCATGTTTGGGTTATTCTCTGGAACAGTATGGTTTATTTCTATATTTTTATAA